The Arachis hypogaea cultivar Tifrunner chromosome 14, arahy.Tifrunner.gnm2.J5K5, whole genome shotgun sequence DNA window gaaaattcagaaattagtaTTGTGAttctttttgaaaattcaatGGTTTTTGGTTAATTTTGCTTATTAGattataaattgtacctaatttatgctattttttttggGTAATTAATGTTAGTCACTATAAATTGCAGGAAGCATCAAATAGTCAAAGACACACAAGTGATCAAAATGTGCATAATGTTAGTGATCATGTGGATGAAGACGTAACTTCTGATGCGGTGGATATGGATCAATATCGCATAAACTCTTGGGAAGATATTGGTAAGATTGATTTTTCAAGTCTATCTATGAAAAATATTTGTCAATTGCACTTTGCTGATCTTGGCTTGGCATTCGAATTTTATAATTCATATGCCAAGACGAGGGGCTTCAGTGTGCGaaagagtaggagtagaatagttGATGGAAAAGTTAGAGAAAAAGCATATGTTTGTTCTTGTGAAGGGTATAGATTAGAAAAATGGAACCATATGAAAAATCGAGTTAGGGAGCCAAAACCAGAGACAAGATGTGGTTGTATGAGTAAACTTCATGTTTTCTTTGATGCGGTAATTGAGAGTTGGGTAGTGAGAGATTTTTGTGATGAACACAATCATGATCTTGTTGTTCCAAAGTTAGCAAGAATGTTAAGATCTCACAAGAAAATGACTGAGCCTGACATTAGTCAAATGAACCATATGAAAGAGGTGGGGATCAGCATACCAAACATATTTGGGTCATTAGCTAGCCAGTGTGGTGGGTATGAGAACATTAATTTTTCAATTAAGGATATGCACAATCAAGTTGCGAAGCAAAGAAGACAATTACCTGATGATTTAACCTCTGCAATGGCTTACCTGGAAATGCTAGCAGCAAGGGATCGAAACTTGTTCTATAGTGTTGAAAAGGGCAGAGAAGGAGTGTTTCGGCAAATTTTTTGGTGTGATGGCCGGTGTCAGTTGGATTACGATCTGTTCGGAGATGTGCTTGCATTTGACGCCACATATAAGAAGAATAGATACAGATTGCCGGTGGTAATATTCTCGGGAGTTAACCACCATAATCAAACCGTTGTATTTGGTGCTGCGATAGTTTCGAATGAGAGGAAAAGCACCTATGTGTGGTTACTAAAACAGCTTCTCATAGCAATGAAGGGAAAGATACCGACTTCAGTAATTACGGATGGTCATCAATCGATGGCTATCGCTATTCAGGAGGTGTTTCCGAATGCACATCATAGGTTATGTGCATGGCACTTGATGCGTAATGCAACAAGCAATATTCACAAACCTCAATTTACGAAAATGTTTACAAAGTTAATGCTAGGTGATTACGAAGTTGGTGTGTTCGAACAAAAGTGGGAGGAAATGGTTGGATTCTTTGGAGTGGAAGATCGGGAATGGATAGCAGATATGTATGGGAAAAGAAACATGTGGGCTACCGCTCATATCCGAGGAAAATTCTTTGCTGGGTTTAGAACGACTTCGAGGTGTGAAAGTCTACATGCTGTCCTCAAAAGATATGTTAAATCACGCTATAATTTGACAGAATTTGTTCAACACTTCCAGCGTTGTTTGAGCTACATGCGGCACAGAGAGGATTTGGCAGACTTTAAATCATCAACTGGACAACCTGTGATGCAGACACACTTTCAACAATTAGAAAGGTCAGCAGCTACCATTTATACCTGGCAAATTTTTGTCTTGTTCCGTTCAATGCTCCACAAGGCCAGCACATTGAAGGTAATATATGAAGAGGAAAAGAGTTCTTGCAAGATTTATCAGGTGTCAAAATTTTACAAGCCTAATATGATATGGCATGTGTCTTTTCACGGAGAGCAAGATGAATTTAAATGCTCATGCATGAGAATGGACTCCATAGGTATTCCATGTAGTCATATACTTGCTGTTTTGGGTTTTCTAGACATTGCAGAGCTGCCAAAATCATTAGTGCTGCGAAGATGGACTAGAAAAGCGAAGGAAGGCATTAGTGGGTATGATGACATGGGCGGCTTGATGGAGGATTCCTTGGCTATCAGTTGGCGTGCATGTTTGGCACATTGGTGTAAACAAATTATGAACGAAGGGTGCCTAAAAGGGGATATTTTTAATGAATCACGAGATGTATTGGTAAATATACTTTCATGTATTAGGACTCATAGCGGGGACAATAACATGATGGAGGAGCATGCGGAATACATGTATGAAGACCTTGCAAAGAATGGAAGTACTGAGATAGAGACCACAAGGAAGCCTAAGCGTTGCAGCTACTGTCGCAAGGGTGGGCATAACATTGCTACGTGTTCCATGAAGAAAATGGATGAAAGGACTCCCCAATTTGATGATGACGCTGCGGAGAATATTGAGGGTGAAGACTACTCCTTCGTAGATGCTGAAAGTGATGAGTATGTTCACACTGAATGGTTTGAGGAGGAAGATGTAAGTTCAATACATTTAAGTTCAAGTATATTTTGTTACATATAATATTGTATGGCTAGCTCATAAGCCTTCCTATTTGCTGTTTTGATCCAGGAATATTTAGATTCCTCAAGGTATTATGAACAGAGTGGTGGCGAGACTGAGTCCTCAATGGATTACGATTCTGGTGGtataaaatgttttaaattttattttttattttttgttatacttagtttactctttttaaacttaaaaatatgTTGCTTAAATTTTAGGggcaaatgatgatgatgatgaggcagAGTTGTGAACCATCCGTTGCAACAATCAAAGAGGAGTTTAACAGCACTTTTTTTCTGTTTCTATTAGTTTTACTGTTGGAACTTGGTTACATCACTCTGAATCTTAAATACTTTAGAACAGGAGAATGAGTTATTCATTTCAGATAAGGGATTGTTGTTCCCTCATTAATCTGCAACATGCTTGTGACCTGACTTCATTGCATCCTTATTTGAGC harbors:
- the LOC112744303 gene encoding protein FAR1-RELATED SEQUENCE 5-like, translating into MEPQTQEASNSQRHTSDQNVHNVSDHVDEDVTSDAVDMDQYRINSWEDIGKIDFSSLSMKNICQLHFADLGLAFEFYNSYAKTRGFSVRKSRSRIVDGKVREKAYVCSCEGYRLEKWNHMKNRVREPKPETRCGCMSKLHVFFDAVIESWVVRDFCDEHNHDLVVPKLARMLRSHKKMTEPDISQMNHMKEVGISIPNIFGSLASQCGGYENINFSIKDMHNQVAKQRRQLPDDLTSAMAYLEMLAARDRNLFYSVEKGREGVFRQIFWCDGRCQLDYDLFGDVLAFDATYKKNRYRLPVVIFSGVNHHNQTVVFGAAIVSNERKSTYVWLLKQLLIAMKGKIPTSVITDGHQSMAIAIQEVFPNAHHRLCAWHLMRNATSNIHKPQFTKMFTKLMLGDYEVGVFEQKWEEMVGFFGVEDREWIADMYGKRNMWATAHIRGKFFAGFRTTSRCESLHAVLKRYVKSRYNLTEFVQHFQRCLSYMRHREDLADFKSSTGQPVMQTHFQQLERSAATIYTWQIFVLFRSMLHKASTLKVIYEEEKSSCKIYQVSKFYKPNMIWHVSFHGEQDEFKCSCMRMDSIGIPCSHILAVLGFLDIAELPKSLVLRRWTRKAKEGISGYDDMGGLMEDSLAISWRACLAHWCKQIMNEGCLKGDIFNESRDVLVNILSCIRTHSGDNNMMEEHAEYMYEDLAKNGSTEIETTRKPKRCSYCRKGGHNIATCSMKKMDERTPQFDDDAAENIEGEDYSFVDAESDEYVHTEWFEEEDEYLDSSRYYEQSGGETESSMDYDSGGANDDDDEAEL